A single Paenibacillus sp. FSL R5-0517 DNA region contains:
- a CDS encoding MBL fold metallo-hydrolase translates to MRITREFDVVQITFFPRLFPVNVYLVEEEDGLTLIDAGIPFSLKGILATAQSLGKPITRIILTHAHSDHIGALDLLKEALPQAEVYISRRDVRLLEGDTSLLPGESQTPVRGGVPKPKAVRTQPDHLLDDGDQIGSLAAIASPGHTPGHMSFMDTRSRVLIAGDAYQLQGGLAVSGRMRPLFPFPALATWNREAALASAKRLAELEPSVLAVGHGRMLRQPAAAMRAATADAQQRFGLAGGQL, encoded by the coding sequence ATGCGCATTACCCGAGAATTTGATGTCGTTCAGATTACGTTTTTTCCGAGACTCTTCCCTGTGAACGTATACCTGGTTGAAGAGGAAGATGGATTAACCCTGATTGATGCCGGAATACCATTCAGTCTTAAGGGCATCTTGGCAACTGCCCAGTCCCTTGGTAAGCCCATTACCAGGATCATTCTGACTCATGCTCATAGCGATCATATTGGTGCATTGGATCTTCTCAAAGAAGCACTACCCCAAGCCGAGGTCTACATCTCCAGACGGGATGTTCGGCTATTGGAGGGAGATACTTCCCTTCTTCCCGGTGAGTCTCAAACCCCGGTACGCGGCGGCGTGCCCAAGCCCAAAGCAGTACGCACCCAGCCAGACCACTTGCTGGATGATGGTGACCAGATTGGTTCGCTGGCTGCCATTGCCTCACCAGGACATACGCCGGGGCATATGTCCTTCATGGATACGCGCAGCCGTGTGCTTATTGCTGGCGACGCGTACCAGCTGCAAGGCGGCCTTGCCGTATCCGGCCGCATGCGCCCGCTCTTCCCGTTCCCCGCGCTGGCGACGTGGAACCGCGAAGCGGCTCTGGCCAGCGCGAAGCGCCTGGCGGAGCTGGAACCGTCCGTACTGGCTGTAGGCCACGGACGGATGCTGCGCCAGCCCGCGGCCGCCATGCGCGCGGCAACCGCTGATGCTCAGCAACGGTTCGGTCTTGCCGGGGGGCAATTATGA
- a CDS encoding TetR-like C-terminal domain-containing protein, which yields MSVQQLSRALTTATADRTGDDAIQAIAAAYIGFVREHPGLYEASFHAPDREEPQLAAASTATLELLLHSLQPYPLTEAEALHAVRGLRSLCHGFASIEAQGGFGMNFDPDESLRLTVSAFLHGLRHLHQD from the coding sequence ATGTCCGTACAACAGCTCAGCCGAGCATTAACCACGGCTACGGCTGACCGCACAGGCGACGATGCCATCCAGGCCATCGCTGCGGCATACATTGGCTTCGTTCGCGAGCACCCTGGGCTCTACGAAGCCTCATTTCATGCTCCGGACCGCGAGGAGCCACAGCTCGCTGCGGCCAGCACAGCCACACTGGAGCTGTTGCTGCACAGCTTGCAGCCCTACCCGCTAACCGAAGCAGAAGCCTTGCACGCTGTTCGTGGTTTGCGGAGCCTCTGCCATGGATTTGCCTCCATTGAGGCACAAGGTGGCTTCGGCATGAATTTTGATCCAGACGAAAGTCTGCGTCTGACCGTATCCGCCTTCCTGCATGGACTCCGGCATCTTCATCAGGACTAA
- a CDS encoding nitroreductase family protein gives MSGIEKNETLRVISERHAVKKYEKGFVLPEADLNAILTAAAEAPSSWNLQHWRFLVIESEADKAKLLPVAYGQSQIVESSVTIAVLGDLEANRNTVIYDQAVEAGALTAEVRDALVGQINGAYQSPQIARDEAIRNASFASQNIMLAARSLGYDTCPIGGYNPQKLIETFNIPARFVPTLLITVGKAAQPARPSGRLPLSEVVVKGSF, from the coding sequence ATGTCAGGCATTGAAAAAAATGAAACACTTCGCGTCATTAGCGAACGCCATGCTGTCAAAAAGTACGAAAAAGGGTTTGTATTGCCTGAAGCTGATCTCAATGCGATTTTGACAGCAGCTGCGGAAGCACCATCTTCATGGAACCTGCAACACTGGAGATTCCTCGTCATTGAATCCGAAGCAGACAAAGCGAAATTGCTGCCAGTTGCTTACGGTCAAAGTCAAATCGTGGAAAGCTCAGTTACCATTGCTGTTCTCGGAGATTTGGAAGCGAACCGTAACACCGTAATCTACGATCAAGCTGTTGAAGCAGGCGCACTGACTGCTGAGGTTCGTGACGCATTGGTTGGACAGATCAACGGTGCTTACCAAAGCCCGCAAATCGCTCGCGATGAAGCGATCCGTAATGCATCCTTTGCTTCCCAAAATATCATGCTTGCTGCACGCTCCCTGGGTTACGATACTTGTCCAATCGGTGGATATAATCCACAAAAACTGATTGAAACCTTCAACATTCCTGCACGGTTTGTGCCAACGTTGCTGATCACTGTAGGTAAAGCAGCGCAGCCAGCTCGCCCGTCAGGACGTTTACCGTTGTCTGAGGTTGTTGTTAAAGGTTCTTTCTAA
- a CDS encoding glycosyltransferase codes for MDERWIEMLRSFVLACYEGIFVYLVLAIVMCSVLVVAAARTMILRRDLDPLQYHEMLDEELAPAVSLLVPTRNSENTIVQRINGLLEIQYARYEVIIINDGSEDGTMPRLMETYDLMPIRSKVHYSGLGQETAQIKGVYQSRLHHRLIVIDKAYGGRMDSLNAGLNISQYPYIASVGPRTFLERDALVKIMKPVMDALPGEEVVACSGRVDLMVPRNTAHAELTDNSTTPTGSTLYVMQSIEYVRAFLIGGVGLVRYNINVLLFTAQVFGVFKKNRVMEVGGYRRGDQAGHMELVMRLQKHMKRIRERGRIIYIPDPICRVEVPGTWRQLRRQRTRWYMQLASSLWAQRSMIFNPAFGWMGMVSIPYFILIELLGPVMELGALLLFISGIGLQLVDINLCIIIALLLMLYGSLFSAGMVMFEIWCSRKAYTSREVTRLLVYACSETFWFRPLNNIFSMIGILHAMGLRKAEEKEIRNGLG; via the coding sequence ATGGACGAAAGATGGATTGAGATGCTGCGGAGTTTTGTTTTGGCATGTTACGAGGGGATATTTGTCTATCTGGTGCTAGCGATTGTGATGTGCAGTGTTCTGGTAGTTGCTGCCGCTCGCACAATGATCCTGAGAAGGGATCTGGACCCGCTGCAATATCATGAGATGTTGGACGAAGAATTGGCTCCGGCGGTATCTCTGCTTGTTCCGACGCGTAATAGCGAGAATACGATCGTGCAGCGAATTAACGGTCTATTGGAGATTCAATATGCACGCTATGAAGTTATTATCATTAATGACGGATCAGAGGATGGAACAATGCCGCGGTTAATGGAAACCTATGATCTGATGCCCATTCGGAGTAAAGTTCATTACTCGGGACTCGGTCAGGAGACGGCTCAGATTAAAGGTGTCTACCAATCCAGGCTGCATCATCGTCTGATTGTGATCGACAAGGCGTATGGAGGACGAATGGACTCCTTAAATGCAGGTCTGAATATCTCGCAATATCCTTATATCGCCTCTGTTGGACCCCGGACATTTCTGGAACGGGATGCACTGGTGAAGATTATGAAACCCGTTATGGATGCTCTACCAGGAGAAGAGGTCGTTGCTTGTAGTGGACGAGTAGATCTTATGGTTCCTAGAAATACGGCTCATGCGGAATTGACGGATAATAGCACAACACCGACGGGCAGTACGTTGTATGTGATGCAAAGCATTGAATACGTGCGTGCTTTTTTAATTGGCGGTGTGGGACTCGTTCGTTACAATATTAATGTGCTTTTATTTACGGCTCAAGTATTCGGTGTATTCAAAAAGAACCGGGTGATGGAAGTCGGTGGTTATAGGCGCGGTGATCAGGCCGGTCACATGGAACTTGTGATGCGGTTGCAAAAACATATGAAGCGAATTCGGGAACGGGGTCGTATTATATACATTCCCGATCCGATCTGCAGGGTAGAAGTACCGGGTACATGGCGTCAGCTGCGCAGACAGCGAACCCGCTGGTATATGCAGCTTGCGAGCAGTCTATGGGCCCAGCGGAGCATGATTTTTAATCCAGCCTTCGGCTGGATGGGGATGGTATCCATCCCGTATTTTATTCTGATCGAATTGCTGGGACCTGTGATGGAACTGGGAGCGTTATTGCTGTTCATCTCAGGCATAGGACTTCAGTTGGTAGATATCAACCTGTGCATCATTATTGCTCTACTGCTGATGCTCTACGGTTCACTGTTTTCCGCAGGTATGGTCATGTTCGAAATATGGTGTTCACGCAAAGCGTACACGTCCAGAGAGGTGACGCGTCTGCTAGTATACGCTTGTTCGGAGACGTTCTGGTTCAGACCGCTGAACAATATATTTAGTATGATTGGCATCTTGCATGCTATGGGATTGAGGAAGGCAGAGGAGAAGGAGATCAGGAATGGATTGGGGTAA
- a CDS encoding Rrf2 family transcriptional regulator, with the protein MNSEFTIAVHCLVFLSMRDECMANSEDLSQSVGTHPARVRKVLSVLRKHGYLTTKEGAHGGYLLSRASEEIKLGELYRLVAGGSLGPSWCSGESGSSCVVSSNMQDVMGNIYNGGEEALSAYFDRISIQDVKERIGRGDACDLSLDGLSVKEKS; encoded by the coding sequence ATGAACAGCGAATTTACCATAGCGGTGCATTGTCTTGTTTTTCTGTCGATGAGAGATGAGTGTATGGCCAATAGTGAAGATTTGTCCCAGAGTGTGGGTACACACCCGGCCAGAGTCCGTAAGGTACTAAGTGTTCTGCGCAAGCATGGTTACCTGACGACCAAGGAAGGTGCTCATGGTGGGTACTTGCTTAGCCGTGCAAGTGAAGAGATTAAGCTTGGCGAATTGTACAGACTGGTAGCCGGCGGTTCACTCGGTCCAAGCTGGTGTTCAGGAGAGTCCGGTTCATCGTGCGTGGTATCTTCCAATATGCAGGATGTGATGGGGAACATATATAACGGGGGCGAAGAGGCGCTAAGCGCTTATTTTGACCGTATATCTATTCAGGACGTAAAAGAACGTATAGGTCGTGGCGATGCATGTGACTTATCACTAGACGGATTGTCTGTAAAAGAGAAGTCCTGA
- a CDS encoding AraC family transcriptional regulator — MQKLMVLPDSLLQETAAYPATSGLYVTDIGYFHEAEHHYRDRPDGCESHILMYCAQGTGWYTMEGSKTYDVRPGNLVVLPAHIPHVYGANVAEPWSIFWIHLRGEHALTYIEPLLTHHITTMPPTKAQKWLELFHECYGALETGYSMQTMTYASQIIGYMLGMLAYGPETTGTDGGIVSSKRAAEQSVQYMLEHLENGITLKELAAHARLSVPHYSQLFKQATGHSPIDYFLRLKIQHSCRYLDFTDWTVKQISSELGFKDPYYFSRLFSKMMGRSPTDYRNKSKG; from the coding sequence ATGCAAAAACTCATGGTGCTTCCAGACTCGCTGCTGCAAGAAACCGCAGCTTATCCGGCCACGTCCGGATTATACGTTACCGATATCGGTTACTTTCACGAAGCGGAACATCATTACCGTGACCGTCCCGATGGTTGTGAATCACACATTCTGATGTACTGTGCCCAAGGCACAGGTTGGTATACGATGGAGGGCAGCAAGACATATGATGTCCGCCCGGGAAACCTTGTCGTATTGCCTGCACATATTCCTCATGTGTATGGTGCCAACGTAGCTGAACCATGGAGTATCTTCTGGATTCATCTGCGCGGGGAACACGCTTTAACCTACATAGAACCATTGCTAACCCATCATATTACTACGATGCCACCGACCAAGGCCCAAAAATGGCTCGAGCTGTTCCATGAATGTTACGGCGCGCTAGAGACGGGTTACTCCATGCAGACGATGACATATGCCTCCCAGATTATCGGTTATATGCTTGGTATGCTTGCTTATGGACCGGAGACGACAGGAACAGATGGTGGGATTGTGAGCAGCAAACGTGCGGCAGAACAATCCGTTCAATACATGCTGGAGCACCTGGAGAACGGAATCACCCTCAAGGAACTGGCGGCACATGCCCGGCTGTCTGTCCCTCATTACTCACAGTTGTTCAAGCAAGCGACCGGGCATTCACCCATCGATTATTTCCTGAGGCTCAAGATCCAGCATTCCTGCCGCTATCTGGATTTTACCGATTGGACTGTGAAGCAGATCAGTTCCGAGCTTGGATTCAAGGACCCTTACTACTTCTCCCGTCTGTTCAGCAAAATGATGGGACGTTCACCCACGGATTATCGAAATAAATCCAAAGGATAG
- a CDS encoding HEAT repeat domain-containing protein has product MIGQQWMYTKLIGSHHTGWLAGNTDWLVHVVSLICASVLILLLVIYSYILWLKYNSKRREKVKTTLRQELLAEGSYLQQYLNNGEIGVDVLNMTGDQQIVLQQLLLERLIQGPVEQEILRIRLLSWQVFGSSYRSVLKTGKWSERVNTLLYIEQFHMVELLPRLEDMLRVTSCTPLERFIILRIYARTGYFRIVKELMREQCVWSNSQVLQILLLLTDSSWTRLKDHFKNVPYQVQSNIVHAIRIRDDQTESAFILLEKLILEEDALLRTHAYQALAQVGRCREDMLKGLLLVWNEAGEERQRSERLTVTRLMGDIHADAFIPRLKVMMGDPSFQIRQEAANSLARYDRGLEELRDTAVNHPDRYARQIAEETLERMQYGRKMD; this is encoded by the coding sequence ATGATTGGACAACAATGGATGTATACTAAGCTCATCGGTTCACATCATACGGGATGGCTTGCAGGTAATACAGATTGGCTGGTACATGTGGTTAGCCTCATATGTGCAAGTGTACTGATTCTTTTGCTGGTTATCTATAGTTATATTTTATGGTTGAAGTATAACAGCAAACGCAGGGAAAAAGTTAAGACAACACTGAGGCAGGAATTACTTGCAGAAGGTTCATATCTACAGCAATATCTGAACAACGGAGAAATCGGTGTAGATGTATTGAATATGACTGGAGATCAACAGATCGTTTTGCAGCAGTTGTTATTGGAAAGGCTCATTCAAGGTCCGGTAGAGCAGGAGATTCTGCGAATTCGTCTATTATCCTGGCAAGTCTTCGGAAGTTCATACCGGTCCGTTCTGAAGACGGGAAAGTGGAGTGAACGGGTCAACACGTTGTTATATATTGAACAGTTTCATATGGTGGAGCTTCTGCCGAGGTTAGAGGATATGCTCCGTGTTACCTCCTGCACACCGCTTGAACGCTTCATCATTTTGCGCATATATGCCAGAACCGGTTATTTCCGAATTGTGAAGGAATTGATGCGTGAGCAATGTGTATGGTCCAATTCGCAGGTTCTGCAGATTCTGCTGCTGCTTACCGATTCGTCCTGGACTCGTCTGAAGGATCATTTCAAGAATGTACCTTATCAGGTCCAGTCCAATATCGTCCATGCCATTCGTATTCGGGATGACCAGACGGAGAGTGCTTTTATTTTGCTGGAGAAGCTCATTCTTGAAGAGGATGCACTGCTGCGTACCCATGCTTATCAGGCATTGGCTCAAGTGGGCAGATGCCGTGAAGATATGCTGAAGGGTCTATTGCTGGTATGGAACGAAGCTGGCGAGGAAAGACAACGTTCTGAAAGACTAACAGTGACCCGGCTTATGGGCGATATTCATGCGGATGCTTTTATTCCTCGCCTGAAGGTGATGATGGGTGATCCTTCTTTTCAGATCAGACAGGAGGCGGCGAATTCCCTCGCCCGTTACGACCGGGGACTTGAAGAACTCCGGGATACAGCTGTAAACCATCCGGATAGATATGCAAGGCAGATAGCGGAAGAAACGCTGGAAAGGATGCAGTATGGACGAAAGATGGATTGA
- the map gene encoding type I methionyl aminopeptidase, which translates to MITLKTKEQIEYMKKAGEILAACHREIAKMIRPGITTQEIDQFAEAFMKKNGATPEQKGYNGYQYATCASVNDVICHGFPGKYALKDGDIVTIDMVVNLNGWLADSAWSYAVGEVTPEAQHLLDVTKKSLYKGIELAVVGNRIGDISHAIQVYAEGEGLSVVREFIGHGIGEKMHEEPQVPHYGPPHRGPRLKEGMVITIEPMLNIGTYRSKLDSDGWTARTMDGSLSAQYEHTIAITADGPVILTAQ; encoded by the coding sequence ATGATTACGTTGAAGACCAAAGAGCAGATTGAATATATGAAAAAAGCCGGAGAAATTCTCGCCGCGTGCCATAGAGAAATTGCAAAGATGATTCGTCCGGGCATTACGACACAGGAGATCGACCAGTTTGCAGAGGCTTTTATGAAGAAAAATGGCGCTACGCCGGAACAAAAGGGATATAACGGATACCAATATGCGACATGTGCGTCGGTTAATGATGTGATCTGTCACGGGTTTCCGGGAAAATATGCACTGAAAGACGGCGATATCGTCACAATCGACATGGTGGTTAATCTGAATGGCTGGCTCGCCGATTCGGCCTGGTCTTATGCTGTAGGAGAAGTGACCCCAGAAGCGCAACATCTGCTGGATGTAACCAAAAAGTCACTGTACAAAGGTATTGAATTGGCCGTGGTGGGTAACCGGATCGGCGATATCTCCCATGCGATTCAAGTCTATGCAGAGGGTGAAGGTCTGTCGGTTGTACGCGAGTTTATTGGTCACGGCATTGGTGAGAAGATGCATGAGGAACCACAAGTCCCTCACTATGGTCCGCCACATCGGGGTCCGCGCCTGAAGGAAGGTATGGTTATTACGATTGAACCGATGTTGAACATTGGTACGTATCGCAGCAAGCTGGATTCGGATGGATGGACTGCACGTACTATGGATGGAAGTCTGTCTGCCCAGTATGAACATACGATTGCGATCACAGCAGACGGTCCTGTGATTTTGACAGCACAATAA
- a CDS encoding NADP-dependent oxidoreductase, with translation MSVNKQIVLASRPEGAPSRENFKFIDAPLPEPEAGQVLVRTLYLSVDPYMRGRMKDTKSYAAPYALNEVIKGGAIGQVVESSEPNLRKGDLVSGMWGWQQYAAVNTTDLSLIDTEEAPITAYLGALGLTGLTAYFGMEDIGKPKDGETVVVSGAAGAVGMIAGQIGKIVGARVVGIAGSDEKCVYLKEKLGFDVVLNYKKEPDMSAAIERACPDGVDVYFDNVGGDISDAVLRHINRNARIPLCGQISSYNLEKPDIGMRPQTLLLTNTALMKGFLLGDYTKSFKEGRAKLAKWIKEGHLQYEENIVDGFEQTPEAFMGLFSGDNLGKQLVKVADPE, from the coding sequence GTGTCTGTAAATAAACAGATCGTACTTGCGTCTCGTCCCGAAGGTGCCCCATCCAGAGAAAATTTCAAATTTATTGATGCACCTCTTCCTGAACCGGAAGCTGGGCAAGTCCTGGTACGTACATTATATTTGTCGGTCGATCCGTACATGCGGGGCCGCATGAAAGATACAAAATCCTATGCTGCACCGTACGCGTTGAATGAAGTGATTAAGGGTGGAGCCATTGGGCAGGTTGTGGAATCTTCGGAACCTAATCTGCGCAAAGGAGATCTCGTATCCGGCATGTGGGGCTGGCAACAATACGCCGCAGTGAATACAACGGATCTGTCGCTGATTGATACCGAAGAGGCACCAATCACGGCATACCTGGGCGCACTGGGCCTGACGGGTCTGACAGCTTATTTTGGCATGGAAGACATCGGCAAGCCGAAGGACGGCGAAACGGTTGTTGTATCGGGAGCAGCCGGAGCGGTAGGCATGATCGCAGGTCAGATTGGTAAAATCGTAGGAGCACGCGTAGTCGGTATTGCAGGCTCTGATGAGAAATGCGTCTATTTGAAAGAAAAACTGGGCTTCGACGTGGTATTGAACTACAAGAAAGAGCCGGATATGTCAGCGGCCATTGAACGGGCTTGCCCGGATGGCGTGGACGTCTACTTCGACAATGTGGGCGGCGACATCTCGGATGCAGTCTTGCGCCACATTAATCGGAATGCACGTATTCCGTTATGCGGTCAGATCTCGTCTTATAATCTGGAGAAACCGGATATCGGGATGCGTCCACAGACGTTGCTCTTAACCAATACAGCATTAATGAAAGGGTTCCTGTTGGGTGACTACACCAAATCCTTCAAGGAAGGCCGCGCCAAGTTGGCGAAATGGATCAAGGAAGGTCATCTCCAGTATGAAGAAAACATTGTGGACGGGTTTGAACAGACGCCGGAAGCATTCATGGGCCTATTCTCTGGAGATAATCTGGGCAAGCAGCTGGTTAAGGTTGCAGATCCAGAATAG
- a CDS encoding protein kinase, producing MELRRSWQRLLGLWTDRPRRKGTALAERYTIQELLGMGSYGLTYLCTDEQNGREVALKESKPSKGRLAAHLLEREADVMKLLHHPAIPDLLDVFTFGRRSYIVTEYIRGQTLEDCIFEQGLRYTERECLELAGQLLAPVAHVHEQGYIHGDVRIPNVIIREGKVHLIDFGLARRLGEPLLPELKRRMREVPEPEDELATPDHDLQDIGHFLLFMLYSAYEPEKGREPASWQEELKLTPELHQMLERLLGLRPGYQGGAMELRAEMERVLMKVR from the coding sequence GTGGAGCTGCGACGAAGTTGGCAAAGATTGCTCGGACTGTGGACAGACCGTCCTCGTCGGAAAGGGACGGCCCTTGCTGAGCGATATACAATACAGGAATTGCTGGGTATGGGGAGCTATGGGCTGACATACCTGTGTACAGATGAGCAGAACGGCAGGGAAGTGGCGTTGAAGGAGTCCAAGCCCAGCAAGGGAAGACTCGCTGCACATCTGTTGGAGCGGGAGGCGGACGTGATGAAACTTCTGCATCATCCGGCGATTCCCGATCTATTGGATGTGTTCACATTCGGGAGACGAAGTTATATCGTTACCGAGTATATTCGTGGCCAGACGCTGGAAGATTGCATATTTGAGCAAGGTCTTCGATATACGGAGCGGGAATGTCTGGAATTGGCTGGTCAACTACTGGCGCCAGTGGCTCATGTGCATGAGCAGGGATATATTCATGGAGATGTGCGGATTCCCAATGTTATTATACGTGAAGGGAAGGTGCATCTAATTGACTTTGGCCTGGCGAGACGCTTGGGGGAGCCGTTGTTGCCTGAGCTAAAGCGACGTATGCGTGAAGTCCCTGAGCCTGAAGATGAACTCGCTACACCGGATCATGACTTGCAGGATATCGGCCACTTTCTTCTCTTTATGCTGTATTCGGCTTACGAGCCAGAGAAGGGTCGTGAACCTGCCAGCTGGCAGGAGGAACTTAAGCTTACGCCGGAATTGCACCAGATGCTGGAGCGGCTCCTGGGACTTCGCCCGGGTTATCAAGGCGGAGCAATGGAGTTACGGGCAGAGATGGAACGTGTGTTGATGAAGGTAAGATGA
- a CDS encoding S-layer homology domain-containing protein, with translation MKKNILATLTAGALLTLSLSAGPINAAQAQFTDIQGITGADKIESLHQDGFIKGVSDSLFKPELELNNAQGIQLIADGLNLNLDTIRFIKMPVPSDYFSAVKDGVWYSDAFIRAQYNGIQMSQDIDPSKPLTREQFTLFLMQGIEAKGGLPMINIKPVDITDEKELTPAYQGAIQRSLVLKINELDADGNFKPKQTITRAEAAVMMYNAIEYMESFHAPQIPEIPEK, from the coding sequence ATGAAAAAAAATATACTGGCTACATTAACTGCGGGAGCTCTGCTCACGCTGTCTCTAAGTGCAGGCCCGATCAACGCTGCGCAGGCCCAATTCACGGATATTCAAGGTATCACAGGAGCAGACAAAATCGAATCTCTCCATCAGGATGGATTCATCAAAGGTGTGAGCGACAGCTTGTTCAAACCTGAACTGGAGTTAAATAACGCCCAGGGCATTCAACTGATTGCGGACGGACTGAATCTGAATCTGGATACGATTCGGTTTATCAAAATGCCGGTACCCAGTGACTACTTCTCTGCTGTAAAAGATGGCGTGTGGTATAGTGATGCATTTATCCGCGCCCAATATAATGGCATTCAGATGTCACAGGATATCGATCCGTCCAAACCACTCACTCGTGAACAATTCACCCTGTTCCTGATGCAAGGCATCGAGGCCAAAGGCGGTCTGCCGATGATTAATATCAAACCTGTGGACATTACCGATGAAAAGGAACTTACCCCTGCGTATCAAGGCGCCATTCAGCGTTCACTCGTTCTCAAAATTAATGAACTGGATGCCGACGGCAACTTCAAACCGAAACAAACAATTACTCGTGCCGAAGCAGCAGTGATGATGTATAACGCAATTGAATACATGGAATCTTTCCATGCACCGCAAATCCCGGAAATACCTGAAAAGTAA
- a CDS encoding L-lactate dehydrogenase, translating into MLGKSGKVAVIGAGLVGSSCAYSMINQSICREIMMVDRTYDRAVAQALDFSHCMDFTHNRTKVYAGTYADCGNMDVIILTAGANPKPGQTRLDILEEAESIAKDIVVPIMNSGFNGIFVVAANPVDIVTYMVWKLSGLPREHVIGTGTSIDSSRLKTLLSEVFSIDPRSVHGYALGEHGESQFVAWSHVTIGGKPIMHILDQHKERFKNLDLDDIARKTKDAGWEIFTRKGSTQFGIGNALAHITRSILNDEHKIIAVSAILDGEYNQHNVCVGVPAIIGGDGIQEVIELNLDAAERQKFNNSCEILSGNINRLTLA; encoded by the coding sequence GTGTTAGGCAAATCAGGTAAAGTAGCGGTGATCGGGGCGGGCCTTGTCGGTTCAAGTTGTGCGTATTCCATGATCAATCAATCCATATGCAGAGAAATTATGATGGTTGACCGGACGTATGACCGTGCCGTAGCACAGGCACTGGATTTCTCCCATTGTATGGACTTTACACATAACCGAACCAAAGTATATGCGGGCACGTACGCGGATTGTGGCAATATGGATGTGATTATCTTAACCGCAGGGGCGAATCCGAAGCCAGGACAGACACGGCTGGATATTTTGGAGGAAGCAGAGTCCATCGCCAAAGATATCGTGGTTCCCATCATGAACAGTGGATTTAACGGGATTTTTGTCGTCGCTGCTAATCCGGTTGACATAGTAACTTATATGGTATGGAAGTTATCAGGTCTTCCCCGTGAGCATGTTATCGGCACAGGGACGTCCATTGACTCTTCACGACTCAAAACGCTGCTGTCTGAAGTCTTCTCCATCGATCCACGCAGTGTGCATGGTTATGCGCTCGGGGAGCATGGAGAATCCCAGTTCGTGGCCTGGTCACATGTGACCATTGGTGGCAAACCGATTATGCACATTTTGGATCAGCACAAGGAGCGCTTCAAAAATCTGGATCTGGACGATATTGCCCGCAAAACAAAGGATGCCGGTTGGGAGATCTTTACCCGTAAAGGCTCTACTCAATTCGGAATCGGCAATGCCCTCGCGCACATTACCCGTTCAATCCTCAATGATGAACACAAGATCATCGCCGTATCCGCTATTCTGGATGGTGAGTACAATCAACATAATGTCTGCGTCGGTGTTCCTGCAATCATCGGAGGAGATGGCATTCAAGAGGTGATTGAATTGAATCTGGATGCGGCGGAACGCCAAAAATTCAATAATTCCTGTGAGATACTATCCGGCAATATCAATCGTCTCACATTAGCATAA
- a CDS encoding cytochrome c biogenesis protein CcdC yields the protein MAQISPYYLQIGATVGMLVMALLAIFIRMKASHRPVTIRKILIPPLGMSTGFLMFVVPETHIPLLWAFIAFLVGWFLFSYPLIRSTRFERVGEEIFATRSRSFAFILLGLLAVRLILHEVIQRYVSIPQTGGLFFLLAFGMIVRWRVYMYKHYKEVLVAEH from the coding sequence GTGGCTCAAATCAGTCCGTACTACCTGCAAATTGGAGCAACCGTGGGCATGCTCGTCATGGCACTGCTTGCCATCTTCATCCGCATGAAAGCCAGTCACAGACCGGTGACCATTCGCAAAATCCTTATTCCCCCGCTCGGCATGAGCACAGGATTTCTTATGTTTGTTGTACCGGAGACACATATTCCTTTACTCTGGGCATTCATTGCATTTCTGGTGGGCTGGTTCCTTTTCTCCTATCCCCTCATTCGCAGTACACGGTTTGAACGAGTAGGTGAAGAGATTTTCGCCACGCGCTCCCGCAGCTTTGCTTTCATTCTGCTTGGATTGCTGGCCGTACGCTTAATTCTGCATGAAGTCATTCAGCGATATGTAAGCATTCCGCAAACAGGCGGACTATTCTTCCTATTGGCCTTCGGCATGATTGTACGCTGGCGTGTATATATGTACAAACACTACAAAGAAGTGCTGGTTGCCGAACACTAG